The following proteins are encoded in a genomic region of Maribacter hydrothermalis:
- a CDS encoding DUF4421 family protein has product MGLRIILFWTLLCFAQLSISQNSQHKEAFPDKVTVRLSLQTTSNSFTLRDKITRNKTEFIPNDKSYLGLSVLFRFLEVDFGYAPNFLSENKDNGDSKLITFNIRTFFGQYMQTIDLYKQKGFFFRTQDLTLPIDDLKTFKIGGTSSYIFNPDFSFRAIGFQNEWQTESVGSFIPGVSYYYTKFKLEDPLIENQLEHSFKLAIGPGYYYNWVFDENYLLSAGATGGLGFNYSKADGESSLNGLAQLVFRMTGGYNSETFFSGVNINTQLLSHASDENFILDDSISFLEFYVGYRFDAPKKWIEKADELSRKFGLE; this is encoded by the coding sequence ATGGGTTTAAGAATCATTCTATTTTGGACTTTGCTATGCTTTGCGCAATTAAGTATTTCGCAAAATTCACAACATAAAGAAGCCTTTCCTGACAAGGTAACCGTTAGACTGTCTTTACAGACGACTTCTAATAGTTTCACCCTTAGAGATAAGATTACACGCAATAAGACCGAGTTTATACCCAATGACAAAAGTTATTTAGGTTTGTCGGTTCTATTTCGATTTTTAGAAGTGGATTTTGGTTATGCCCCAAACTTTCTATCTGAAAATAAAGACAATGGGGACTCGAAACTTATAACCTTTAATATTCGTACCTTTTTTGGACAATACATGCAAACTATTGACCTCTATAAACAAAAAGGTTTTTTTTTTAGAACTCAAGATTTAACCCTACCTATAGATGATTTAAAAACATTTAAAATTGGAGGAACATCGAGCTATATTTTTAATCCTGATTTTTCTTTTCGTGCCATTGGGTTTCAAAACGAATGGCAGACAGAAAGTGTTGGCAGCTTTATTCCAGGGGTTTCCTATTATTACACGAAATTTAAGTTAGAAGATCCATTAATAGAAAACCAACTTGAACATTCATTTAAATTGGCCATAGGTCCTGGGTATTACTATAATTGGGTATTTGATGAAAACTACCTTTTATCTGCAGGCGCTACTGGTGGCTTGGGCTTCAACTATTCAAAAGCGGATGGTGAATCTTCATTAAATGGTTTAGCTCAATTAGTATTTAGAATGACAGGAGGTTATAATTCCGAAACATTTTTTAGCGGTGTCAATATTAATACACAATTATTAAGTCACGCTTCCGATGAAAACTTCATTTTAGACGATTCTATAAGTTTTCTTGAATTTTATGTAGGATATAGATTTGATGCTCCAAAAAAATGGATTGAAAAAGCCGATGAGCTAAGTCGTAAATTTGGGTTAGAATAA
- the hemF gene encoding oxygen-dependent coproporphyrinogen oxidase, translated as MKDKFYAYIEQLQDTITSKLEQVDGTATFKEDIWVRPEGGGGRTRVIENGNVFEKGGVNISGVHGELPESMKAYFGVKDANFFACGLSLVLHPKNPMVPTVHANWRYFEMYDKDGEIVDQWFGGGQDLTPYYLFDEDAVHFHEVCKTACDKHNPSFYNTYKKRCDEYFWNSHRNEARGLGGLFFDYCKATPEMDMQDWYNFVTEVGNSFLECYVPIVIKRKDLEYTKENRDWQEIRRGRYVEFNLVHDKGTLFGLKTNGRIESILMSLPPHVQWRYDHRPEKGSEEERLIDILMKPKEWV; from the coding sequence ATGAAAGATAAATTTTACGCTTACATAGAACAACTTCAAGATACGATCACTTCAAAATTGGAACAGGTAGATGGCACAGCTACTTTTAAAGAAGATATCTGGGTTCGACCAGAAGGAGGTGGCGGTAGAACCAGGGTTATCGAAAACGGAAATGTTTTTGAAAAAGGTGGCGTAAATATATCTGGTGTACATGGAGAACTTCCCGAAAGCATGAAAGCCTATTTTGGAGTAAAAGACGCTAATTTTTTTGCCTGCGGATTAAGTTTAGTATTACATCCAAAGAATCCTATGGTGCCTACCGTTCATGCAAACTGGCGTTATTTTGAAATGTATGACAAAGATGGCGAAATAGTAGACCAATGGTTTGGCGGCGGTCAAGATTTAACTCCCTATTACCTATTTGATGAAGATGCGGTTCATTTTCATGAAGTTTGTAAAACAGCATGTGATAAACATAATCCATCTTTCTACAATACCTATAAAAAACGTTGCGACGAATATTTCTGGAACTCGCATAGAAACGAAGCTCGTGGGCTAGGAGGATTATTTTTTGACTATTGTAAAGCAACTCCTGAGATGGATATGCAAGACTGGTACAACTTTGTTACGGAAGTAGGAAATAGTTTTCTAGAGTGCTATGTACCGATTGTTATAAAACGAAAAGACCTCGAATACACCAAGGAAAATAGGGATTGGCAAGAGATTAGAAGAGGAAGGTATGTAGAATTTAATCTTGTCCATGATAAAGGTACCCTGTTCGGATTAAAAACAAATGGTAGAATAGAAAGTATCTTAATGAGTTTACCCCCACATGTACAGTGGCGATATGATCATCGACCAGAAAAGGGAAGTGAAGAAGAGCGTTTAATTGACATATTGATGAAACCAAAAGAATGGGTTTAA
- a CDS encoding GNAT family N-acetyltransferase translates to MNSFQFPEFEINPISEKDGWRLCDFISANADDITRYFPKTVESNLNPTLSNLFVLEKMSDFLLGKEYLFTLKEPEHRKIIGLIYLKELKREAKEAEIAYCIGYTHQNQGFASKAVKTISEWGFNEQGLNRLRIIAHKTNLSSIKVAENCDYIWEETLLKEHTPPNEDPLDMELYVLQNER, encoded by the coding sequence ATGAACTCATTTCAATTTCCAGAATTCGAAATAAATCCGATTTCAGAGAAAGATGGATGGCGATTGTGTGATTTTATTTCTGCCAATGCAGATGATATAACACGTTACTTCCCAAAAACAGTTGAGTCAAATTTAAATCCAACCTTATCCAATCTATTCGTGCTAGAAAAGATGTCCGATTTTCTTCTGGGCAAAGAATACCTGTTTACGTTAAAGGAGCCTGAGCATAGAAAAATTATAGGTCTTATTTATCTTAAAGAATTAAAGCGAGAAGCCAAAGAAGCTGAAATTGCCTATTGCATCGGCTATACCCATCAAAACCAAGGTTTTGCTTCTAAAGCCGTTAAAACCATTTCAGAGTGGGGCTTTAATGAACAAGGTTTAAATAGACTTAGAATAATTGCACATAAAACTAACCTTTCCAGTATTAAAGTAGCAGAAAATTGTGATTATATTTGGGAAGAAACTTTGTTAAAAGAGCACACACCACCTAACGAAGACCCGTTAGATATGGAACTATACGTCTTACAGAATGAAAGATAA
- the hemE gene encoding uroporphyrinogen decarboxylase: MTLKNDLFLKALKGETVERPPVWMMRQAGRYLPEFMAIKEKYDFFTRCQTPELASEITVQPIRRYGMDAAILFSDILVIPQAMNIHVEMKPNFGPYLPNPIRSQKDLDSVIVPNVHETLGYVMEAIKATKEKLNDEVPLIGFAGSPWTILCYCVQGQGSKTFDKAKELCFTQPVVAHELLQKITDTTIAYLKAKVAAGVNAVQVFDSWGGMLSPTDYQEFSWQYIQQIIDALKDETPVIVFGKGCWFALGDMAKSGAAALGVDWTCSARNARYLSGGKITLQGNFDPSRLLSPPSEIKKMVHQMINEFGKDSYVVNLGHGILPNVPVENAKAFIDAVKEYKQG; this comes from the coding sequence ATGACCTTAAAAAACGACTTATTTCTAAAGGCCTTAAAGGGTGAAACGGTAGAAAGACCACCAGTATGGATGATGCGTCAAGCAGGTAGATATTTACCTGAATTCATGGCCATCAAAGAAAAGTATGACTTCTTTACCAGATGTCAGACTCCGGAACTGGCATCAGAGATTACGGTTCAACCTATACGTAGATACGGAATGGATGCCGCTATATTATTCAGTGATATACTGGTAATACCACAGGCCATGAACATTCATGTGGAAATGAAACCGAATTTTGGTCCCTACTTACCTAATCCGATTCGCTCTCAAAAAGATTTAGACAGCGTTATCGTACCAAATGTTCACGAAACATTAGGTTATGTAATGGAAGCTATAAAAGCCACTAAAGAAAAACTGAACGATGAAGTTCCTTTAATCGGTTTTGCTGGTTCCCCTTGGACGATTTTATGTTATTGTGTACAAGGTCAAGGAAGCAAAACGTTTGATAAGGCTAAAGAATTATGTTTTACACAACCCGTTGTTGCTCACGAATTACTTCAGAAAATTACAGATACCACCATTGCCTATTTAAAAGCAAAAGTAGCCGCTGGTGTTAATGCTGTTCAAGTTTTTGATTCTTGGGGCGGCATGTTATCGCCAACAGATTACCAAGAATTTTCATGGCAATATATTCAGCAAATTATTGATGCTTTAAAAGACGAAACTCCGGTTATCGTTTTTGGTAAAGGATGTTGGTTTGCTTTAGGCGATATGGCAAAATCTGGTGCTGCGGCACTAGGTGTTGACTGGACATGCTCTGCAAGAAATGCACGTTATCTAAGTGGTGGTAAAATTACGCTACAAGGTAACTTTGACCCATCGCGTTTGTTGTCTCCACCTTCTGAAATTAAGAAGATGGTACATCAAATGATCAATGAATTTGGCAAAGATAGTTACGTGGTTAATTTAGGTCACGGTATTCTGCCAAATGTTCCTGTTGAAAATGCCAAGGCGTTTATTGATGCGGTAAAGGAATATAAGCAAGGCTAA
- the hemC gene encoding hydroxymethylbilane synthase has product MSKVIRLGTRDSELALWQANTVKSQLQALGYNVKLVPVKSTGDLILDKPLYELGITGVFTKTLDVAMINGDIDIAVHSMKDVPTSLPQGIVKAAVIKRGNYMDILAFKDNEEFLGSRDGVIATGSLRRQAQWLNRYPTHTVVDLRGNINSRLEKLYNNEWNGAIFAAAGLERIGLEPENTIGLTWMLPAPAQGAIMVVAMEDDEEIREACAQLNHEETDTCVTLEREFLRELEGGCSAPIGALSYINKENIVTLKGVLLNVDGSKKLEAELTAPLGKHQNLGVDCAKSILARGGKRLMTELANAGLEVNVFSTKKLTPQQQLLLNISVNADSDDFIKISPNRISPIVLKKAHKNVVFTSKNAVEAVLASKSATELDFENIYCVGRKTRRLIKNVFGKITHYENNAKDLANYLVEYIDGTDITYFHGNLSLDELPSILEENNIEVKAIEAYRTKLSGKAIPKSAKGIMFFSPSNVESYLKENSTNRVAYCIGETTAKAAREHFKEVKVAKIPTVESVIELVNADYKD; this is encoded by the coding sequence ATGAGTAAAGTAATACGATTAGGCACACGCGATAGCGAATTAGCGTTATGGCAAGCAAATACCGTTAAAAGTCAATTACAAGCATTAGGTTATAACGTAAAATTGGTGCCTGTAAAATCTACGGGAGACTTAATATTGGACAAACCTCTATACGAATTAGGTATTACCGGTGTCTTTACCAAAACATTGGATGTTGCCATGATCAATGGTGACATTGATATTGCAGTACACTCCATGAAAGATGTACCCACTTCCTTACCACAAGGTATAGTAAAAGCCGCAGTTATAAAGCGCGGAAATTACATGGATATTTTGGCTTTTAAGGACAATGAAGAATTTTTAGGATCACGTGATGGTGTAATAGCCACAGGTAGTTTACGTAGACAAGCGCAATGGCTAAATAGATACCCAACACATACCGTGGTAGATTTAAGGGGAAATATTAATAGCCGATTAGAAAAGTTGTATAACAACGAATGGAACGGGGCTATTTTCGCCGCTGCCGGGTTAGAACGTATTGGTTTAGAACCAGAAAACACCATAGGGCTAACTTGGATGTTACCCGCACCTGCACAAGGAGCAATAATGGTAGTTGCCATGGAAGACGATGAAGAAATTCGTGAAGCTTGTGCACAGTTGAACCATGAAGAGACGGATACTTGTGTAACATTAGAAAGAGAATTTCTTAGAGAATTAGAGGGTGGTTGTAGTGCACCGATCGGAGCTTTATCATATATCAACAAAGAAAATATTGTTACCCTAAAAGGGGTGTTGTTAAATGTTGACGGTAGCAAAAAGCTGGAAGCAGAATTGACCGCACCATTAGGTAAACATCAAAACTTAGGTGTAGACTGTGCTAAAAGTATTTTAGCGAGAGGTGGTAAACGATTAATGACCGAACTGGCAAATGCCGGATTAGAAGTCAACGTTTTCTCTACCAAAAAACTGACTCCGCAACAACAATTATTATTAAACATTTCTGTTAATGCAGATTCAGATGATTTTATAAAAATTAGTCCGAATCGTATTTCACCAATTGTGTTGAAAAAGGCACATAAAAACGTTGTATTCACCAGTAAAAATGCGGTTGAAGCAGTTTTAGCGAGTAAAAGTGCCACAGAATTAGATTTCGAAAATATTTACTGCGTGGGTAGAAAAACCCGAAGATTAATAAAAAATGTATTCGGTAAAATCACGCATTATGAAAATAATGCAAAAGATCTAGCCAATTATTTAGTCGAATATATTGACGGTACAGATATTACTTATTTTCATGGCAATTTAAGTTTAGACGAGTTACCAAGTATTCTAGAGGAAAACAATATTGAAGTAAAAGCAATAGAAGCTTATAGAACCAAACTTTCTGGCAAAGCAATACCGAAAAGCGCAAAAGGCATTATGTTCTTTAGTCCGTCGAACGTAGAAAGTTATTTAAAAGAAAATTCAACAAATAGAGTTGCGTATTGCATTGGCGAAACCACTGCAAAAGCTGCCAGAGAACATTTCAAGGAAGTAAAAGTTGCCAAAATACCTACTGTAGAAAGTGTAATTGAGTTGGTGAATGCAGATTATAAAGATTAG
- the hemA gene encoding glutamyl-tRNA reductase encodes MKDYHISKHNSFYTIGLNYKKADAEARGKFSLDEVAVNNLLVEAKNQGIDGLLATSTCNRTELHGFAQHPFQLIKLLCDHSNGTVEAFQEVAYVYKNKEAINHLFRVGTGLDSQILGDFEIISQLKQSFKRSKELGIANHFIERLCNSIIQASKRIKNETEISSGATSVAFASVQYILRNVENVTDKNILLFGTGKIGRNTCENLIKHTKNPHITLINRTKGKAEQIAGKFNLKVKDYGDLQSEIRTSDILVVATGAQKPTITKELIYTNKPLLILDLSVPKNVDDSISEIENVTLIHLDHLSQMTDETLERRKLFIPEAEAINEEVKHEFNQWLETRKFAPVIKALKKKLKTMKDEELNYQSKKTVNFNADQADVITNRIIQKITTQFANHLKDDSVDSNSSLEFIQKVFQLELDEK; translated from the coding sequence ATGAAAGACTACCATATTTCTAAACACAACTCGTTTTACACCATCGGCCTTAACTACAAAAAGGCAGATGCTGAGGCACGTGGTAAATTTAGTTTGGATGAAGTTGCTGTAAATAACCTATTGGTAGAAGCTAAAAATCAAGGTATTGACGGTTTACTGGCAACATCTACCTGTAACCGTACAGAATTGCATGGCTTTGCCCAACATCCTTTTCAGCTTATAAAATTATTATGCGACCACTCTAACGGAACCGTTGAAGCATTTCAAGAAGTGGCATATGTTTATAAAAACAAAGAAGCTATTAATCACTTGTTCCGTGTAGGTACAGGATTAGATAGCCAGATACTTGGTGATTTTGAAATAATTAGTCAATTAAAGCAAAGTTTTAAGCGTTCTAAAGAATTGGGAATTGCCAATCATTTTATAGAGCGACTTTGTAATAGCATTATACAAGCGAGCAAGCGTATTAAGAATGAAACTGAAATTTCATCTGGCGCTACATCTGTGGCCTTCGCTTCGGTTCAATACATTCTGCGAAATGTAGAAAATGTTACCGACAAGAATATTCTTTTATTTGGAACTGGAAAAATTGGTCGCAATACCTGTGAAAATTTAATAAAGCACACCAAGAATCCGCATATCACCCTAATCAATAGAACTAAAGGTAAAGCCGAGCAAATTGCAGGCAAGTTTAATCTTAAAGTGAAAGATTATGGCGATTTACAGTCAGAAATAAGAACTTCGGATATTTTGGTAGTAGCTACAGGAGCACAGAAACCTACGATTACAAAAGAATTAATTTATACAAATAAGCCATTATTAATTTTAGATCTTTCCGTACCTAAAAATGTAGACGATTCTATATCAGAAATAGAAAATGTTACGCTAATTCATTTAGATCATTTATCTCAAATGACCGATGAAACTTTAGAGCGAAGAAAGCTGTTTATCCCAGAAGCGGAGGCAATCAATGAAGAAGTAAAGCATGAATTTAACCAATGGTTAGAAACTAGAAAATTTGCTCCTGTTATTAAAGCATTGAAGAAAAAGCTAAAAACCATGAAGGATGAAGAGCTTAACTATCAATCTAAAAAAACGGTCAATTTTAATGCTGACCAGGCCGATGTAATTACCAATCGCATCATTCAAAAAATAACAACACAATTTGCAAATCATCTTAAAGATGACTCGGTAGATTCCAATTCAAGTTTAGAATTTATCCAAAAAGTATTTCAATTAGAATTGGACGAAAAATGA
- a CDS encoding helix-turn-helix transcriptional regulator: MDVKNNAQGSYDEVLIEDGFYVLKFQNEEDMIMQYTREINKRFIQFHFCLKGSGTYNFNQGNYSLDVKEENSLLLYNTQLDLPLNLNLNPKSSLVSVVMTLRKFHSLFTAEADYIPFLSADNKEKKYYAQEPFSPSIAVILSQIVNYNLHPSIKSLYVKGKIYELIALYFNRSPNADIEQCPYLADEENVKKIKKAKEIILANMAEPPTLAELSSEIGLSLKRLKEGFKQIYGDSVYSFLFDHKMDYAKRLLETGQYNVNEIGLKVGYSTSSHFIAAFKKKYNTTPKKYLLALSGS; the protein is encoded by the coding sequence ATGGATGTTAAAAATAACGCTCAAGGGTCATATGACGAAGTTTTAATTGAAGACGGATTTTACGTTCTTAAATTTCAGAACGAAGAGGATATGATTATGCAGTATACTCGTGAAATTAATAAAAGATTTATACAGTTTCATTTTTGTTTAAAGGGTAGTGGCACCTATAATTTTAACCAAGGAAATTATAGTTTAGATGTTAAAGAAGAGAATTCTTTGTTACTGTATAACACGCAGTTGGATCTGCCATTGAATTTGAACCTTAACCCTAAATCATCATTGGTTTCTGTTGTAATGACCTTGCGAAAATTTCATTCGTTGTTTACTGCAGAGGCAGATTATATTCCGTTTTTAAGTGCTGATAATAAGGAGAAAAAGTACTATGCTCAAGAGCCATTTTCACCTTCAATTGCCGTTATTTTGAGTCAAATTGTGAATTATAATCTGCATCCATCTATAAAATCACTTTATGTAAAAGGAAAAATTTACGAGTTGATAGCCTTGTATTTTAATAGAAGCCCAAATGCCGATATTGAACAATGCCCTTACTTGGCTGATGAAGAAAATGTAAAGAAGATAAAAAAAGCCAAAGAAATTATTTTGGCGAATATGGCCGAACCACCAACTTTGGCAGAATTATCAAGCGAAATAGGATTAAGTTTAAAACGTTTAAAAGAGGGTTTTAAGCAAATTTATGGCGACTCGGTCTATAGTTTTTTGTTTGATCATAAAATGGATTATGCAAAGCGACTTTTAGAAACCGGTCAGTATAATGTCAATGAAATTGGACTTAAAGTTGGGTATAGCACCTCTAGCCACTTCATTGCTGCTTTCAAGAAAAAGTATAATACCACACCTAAGAAATATTTATTGGCACTATCAGGAAGTTAA
- a CDS encoding N-acetylmuramoyl-L-alanine amidase-like domain-containing protein, whose translation MKTTFLTILLLGFITFSSAQKITCSPKDKTAVENKLIEIDGMFQGNFGETMVNVGKSFMKTPYVAKTLEIGDTETLVVNLQGLDCTTFVENVLAFSLLLRQQEKSFEAYLKNLEIIRYKDGALDGYASRLHYFSEWIANNAKKGLLKDITGEIGGAEITKDINFMSTHRDLYPFLADDTNFSKIKASENYLNSQAICVLAQDKIAENEHLIQSGDIIALATSIKGLDVTHTGIATREKDGRIHLLHASTGSMEVEVSKKPLADYLKGIKSNTGIMVARPL comes from the coding sequence ATGAAAACAACATTTTTAACCATCTTACTTTTAGGATTTATTACTTTTAGTTCCGCCCAAAAAATTACCTGCTCTCCAAAAGACAAAACAGCCGTTGAAAACAAACTAATTGAAATCGACGGAATGTTTCAAGGAAATTTCGGTGAAACCATGGTAAACGTAGGTAAGTCGTTTATGAAAACTCCTTATGTAGCCAAAACACTTGAAATAGGCGATACTGAAACTCTTGTAGTAAATCTACAAGGATTGGATTGTACTACATTTGTTGAAAATGTACTTGCTTTTTCACTTCTGCTCCGTCAGCAAGAAAAGTCTTTTGAGGCCTACCTAAAAAATTTGGAAATTATACGATATAAAGATGGAGCATTAGACGGTTATGCTTCTCGCTTACATTACTTTTCTGAATGGATTGCAAATAATGCCAAAAAAGGCCTACTTAAAGATATAACGGGTGAAATTGGAGGTGCAGAAATCACGAAGGACATTAATTTCATGAGCACCCACCGAGATTTGTATCCATTTTTGGCAGATGACACTAATTTCTCAAAGATTAAAGCATCTGAAAATTATTTAAATAGTCAGGCTATTTGTGTACTGGCACAAGATAAAATTGCGGAGAACGAACATTTAATTCAGTCTGGAGATATCATTGCTTTGGCTACCTCTATCAAGGGATTAGATGTTACCCATACAGGAATTGCAACTCGCGAAAAAGATGGCAGAATTCATTTACTACATGCATCAACAGGGTCAATGGAAGTCGAGGTTTCTAAAAAGCCTTTGGCAGATTACCTAAAAGGGATCAAAAGCAATACGGGTATTATGGTTGCTAGACCGTTATAA
- a CDS encoding mechanosensitive ion channel family protein — protein sequence MQKLTENPTLLIYIVGAILILLFLQLITIQILRRLGKNPKYLLDKENIKKVSAPIFIIFIAIAIRIKPLHNILGYEEMTYVLSKISTITIIFAFTWLLIAGLKIIKRKIINNYDVEAVDNYRARKIYTQFNILERIVIVIIIVLGLGIALMSFESIREVGVSIFASAGVAGIIVGLSAQKMIASILAGIQIAIAQPIKIDDVVIVEGEWGRIEEITLTYVVVNIWDKRRLIVPTSYFIEKPFQNWTKKSADLLGTVYLYTDYRVSFDALRTELERVLKTTDLWDGVNQNIQVTDSKPTCVEIRAMVSAKDASTLWDLRVFVREKLITFLQENYPESIVRNRVLLEDTSK from the coding sequence ATGCAAAAATTAACCGAAAACCCTACCTTATTAATTTACATTGTTGGAGCAATTCTTATTCTTTTGTTTTTACAATTAATTACGATTCAAATTTTAAGAAGATTAGGGAAAAACCCTAAGTACCTGCTTGACAAGGAGAACATAAAAAAAGTATCAGCTCCAATATTTATAATTTTTATAGCAATTGCAATTAGAATAAAGCCCTTACACAATATTCTTGGTTATGAAGAAATGACCTATGTATTAAGTAAAATTAGCACTATAACCATAATTTTCGCATTTACTTGGCTGCTTATTGCGGGCTTAAAAATTATAAAAAGAAAAATCATTAATAACTATGATGTTGAGGCCGTTGACAATTATAGAGCAAGAAAAATATACACCCAATTTAATATTCTTGAGCGCATTGTAATTGTTATCATTATAGTTTTAGGTCTTGGTATTGCTTTAATGAGTTTTGAAAGTATAAGAGAAGTTGGGGTAAGCATATTTGCCTCAGCAGGTGTAGCGGGTATAATTGTAGGTCTATCTGCCCAAAAAATGATTGCCAGTATTTTGGCCGGTATACAAATTGCCATTGCGCAGCCCATAAAAATAGATGATGTTGTTATAGTAGAAGGCGAATGGGGTAGAATTGAGGAAATTACATTGACGTATGTAGTGGTTAATATTTGGGATAAGAGAAGATTAATTGTACCTACCTCCTATTTTATTGAAAAACCTTTTCAAAACTGGACCAAGAAATCCGCTGACCTTTTAGGTACTGTTTATTTGTATACCGATTATAGAGTTTCGTTCGATGCTCTTAGAACAGAACTGGAGCGAGTATTAAAAACCACCGATTTATGGGATGGCGTAAACCAAAACATTCAAGTGACCGATTCAAAGCCAACATGTGTTGAAATAAGGGCCATGGTCAGTGCCAAAGACGCTTCTACACTTTGGGATTTACGGGTATTTGTACGCGAGAAACTAATTACTTTTTTACAGGAAAATTATCCAGAGAGTATTGTACGAAATAGAGTTTTGTTGGAAGACACTAGTAAGTAA